One region of Citrus sinensis cultivar Valencia sweet orange chromosome 6, DVS_A1.0, whole genome shotgun sequence genomic DNA includes:
- the LOC102615618 gene encoding splicing factor U2af small subunit B, whose translation MAEHLASIFGTEKDRVNCPFYFKIGACRHGDRCSRLHTKPSISPTLLLSNMYQRPDMITPGVDPQGQALDPRKIQDHFEDFYEDLFEELSKYGEIESLNICDNLADHMVGNVYVQFREEEHAANALRNLNGRFYAGRPIIVDFSPVTDFREATCRQYEENVCNRGGYCNFMHLKKISRELRRRLFGRSRRRRSRSRSRSRSPHKYRGGYEERSHGGGRGSGRRDDDRDHRLHGRGRRPRSRSPGRRGGRSRSPGARRRSPVRESSVERRAKIEQWNREKEQADSGNKVDNSSYNDDRNDDDRDGNGFTPNGGEYSDPQQH comes from the exons ATGGCGGAGCACTTAGCTTCAATATTCGGAACCGAAAAGGACAGAGTAAACTGTCCGTTCTATTTCAAGATCGGCGCGTGCAGGCACGGCGATCGATGCTCTCGGCTTCATACGAAGCCCAGCATCAGCCCCACACTCCTCCTCTCCAACATGTACCAACGCCCCGACATGATCACTCCCGGCGTTGACCCGCAGGGCCAGGCCCTTGACCCTCGCAAGATCCAAGATCACTTCGAGGATTTTTACGAGGATCTGTTCGAGGAACTAAGCAAGTACGGCGAGATTGAGAGCTTGAACATCTGTGACAATTTGGCCGATCACATGGTCGGTAACGTGTATGTTCAGTTTAGAGAAGAAGAACATGCTGCTAATGCTCTTCGCAATCTCAATGGGAGGTTCTATGCAG GGCGCCCCATCATTGTCGACTTCTCTCCTGTCACGGATTTTCGGGAAGCTACTTGTAGGCAGTACGAGGAAAATGTATGCAATCGAGGTGGTTACTGTAACTTTATGCATTTGAAGAAGATTAGCAG GGAGCTGAGGAGGCGATTGTTTGGCAGAAGTAGGAGAAGACGCAGCCGCAGTCGAAGCAGAAGCCGTAGTCCTCATAAGTATCGTGGTGGTTATGAGGAGCGTTCACATGGTGGTGGCCGTGGTTCTGGTAGAAGAGATGATGACAGGGATCATCGCCTACATGGCAGAGGCAGGAGGCCTAGAAGCAGAAGTCCTGGACGTAGGGGGGGACGAAGTAGAAGCCCGGGAGCAAGGAGGAGAAGTCCAGTTAGAGAAAGTAGTGTTGAAAGAAGGGCTAAGATTGAGCAATGGAACAGGGAAAAGGAGCAGGCAGATTCTGGTAATAAGGTTGATAACAGTAGCTACAATGATGACAGGAACGATGAtgatagggatggcaatggctTTACTCCAAATGGAGGTGAATATAGTGATCCTCAGCAGCACTAA
- the LOC102615049 gene encoding histone deacetylase HDT1 isoform X1: MSTLMEFWGVEVKSGQPLKINPGDNKIVHLSQASLGEIKKDKGSESVYLYLKVDDKKLVLGTLSAQKFPQFSFDLAIEKDFELSHNWKNGSVYFTGYKLRTEGTDDDDNSDSDEDKMDIRLVSNGKPELQAKPLSEKPIAVEPSASTAKQNKKDVKPKLKADGSDSDDSDLNTSSSDDDETSDDENPNLVNRDGSSDESSGELDESDDDEDDEGTDESESDDEDEETPKKAESSKKRPVESASKTYVPDKKAKFVTPQKTEEKKGVSHIATPHPSKKSAKTPANNDQTKQQPHKSGGSFPCKSCNRSFTTEGGLQSHTKAKHGAPA; this comes from the exons ATGTCAACACTCATGGAGTTCTGGG GTGTTGAGGTGAAAAGTGGACAACCGCTAAAGATTAATCCGGGTGATAACAAAATTGTGCATCTCTCACAG GCTTCTCTTGGTGAGATCAAGAAGGATAAAGGAAGTGAATCTGTATATCTCTATCTGAAGGTTGATGATAAGAAGCTTGTTCTCGGAACTCTTTCTGCTCAGAAGTTCCCTCAGTTTAGTTTTGATCTGGctattgaaaaagattttgaacTGTCTCATAATTGGAAAAATGGGAGTGTCTACTTCACTGGATATAAACTTCGAACAGAGGG tactgatgatgatgataattctG ACTCTGATGAAGACAAAATGGATATTCGGCTTGTTAGTAATG GGAAACCCGAGTTACAGGCCAAACCTCTTTCTGAAAAGCCCATTGCTGTCGAGCCCAGTGCTTCCACTGCTAAGCAGAATAAGAAGGATGTTAAACCCAAACTGAAGGCCGATGGTAGTGATTCTGATGACAGTGATTTGAACACTTCATCctctgatgatgatgagacCAGTGATGATGAG AATCCAAATCTCGTTAATCGTGATGGTAGTAGTGATGAGAGTAGTGGAGAGCTTGATGAAAGCGATGACGACGAAGATGATGAAGGCACTGATGAGAGCgaaagtgatgatgaagatgaggaGACCCCAAAGAAG GCTGAATCAAGCAAGAAGAGACCTGTGGAGTCTGCTTCAAAAACCTATGTTCCTGACAAGAAGGCTAAATTTGTCACACCTCAAAAGACAG AGGAGAAGAAAGGGGTCAGTCACATTGCAACTCCACACCCCTCAAAGAAGTCTGCTAAGACTCCTGCTAACAATGACCAGACAAAGCAGCAGCCTCATAAATCAGGCGGTTCATTTCCCTGCAAATCATGCAATAG GTCATTTACCACTGAAGGTGGTTTGCAATCTCATACAAAAGCCAAGCACGGTGCTCCAGCATGA
- the LOC127902999 gene encoding uncharacterized protein LOC127902999: protein MDSVVLQLCYDGWWETLADGRTEYVNAKNTAFLVRKDCTFEQFMARVYEVLQINPIEYSLSMKTTLRSSNTMYRACSLPMDIFNDEMVNVVLHMASDVVNYGCIPIFVTTHPRVPAENPEPLVESESSFRANESVPDIEEEVLPQQMSFQQHYSPVNENNDTIDDNGITIADVEDNVLPLGTLLGQHYSPFQNNEFRSYDDPGYNTNNTEADNVQGMNSNTEVDDRDTGHSDIPINNEDEHQYDIPVNNRENRPIPPMARSRRRTTVDPLVSLAPVLPSNLVAPDLVRSCNSADIGVGKLFVEKNELILELRKVALREKFDFKIARSTTTRFEAHCSSESCNWRLRATRGSDEHNVPWVVRRVDNVHTCSNEVLPSGLRQVRSRVVGHLIADKFIQDKRIYTPNDIRTDMQQEYEVQLTYQQAYRAKEVGLEIVRGNPAESYNLLPKYSHVLTKANEGTVTHLQRDGDDNFLYYFVALGSSIKGFTQYIRPVIAVDGTHLKGLYRGSMFVATCLDGNNQLYPLAIGVMDSENNDAWEWFMTKLHGVIGDRPELVFISDRCTAIKRAVLKAFHTASHGVCFYHVKGNIKSKFRMSKAIWDQFEPAFINAAKAYGHEEFKRQLEGLWMLHSAAADYLENNVGTCNWARSEFEGRRYSILTTNIAESVNSLMREPRKFPITHLVDHFRKTLQQWFYDRKIVAESMSTRLTTWADEIVGERRILAERMTVRPVSQHRFHVLGGGMKEGIVDIHERTCSCRVFQLDQLVCAHAIAACLIVRVDYISLCSDYYSKDSLVMAYAEPVEPVGDMTDWDIPEEIQEIRVNPPIEAPPPGRRPELRIPSIGEDVNRRTVRCGRCNQPGHNRKRCKNPIVSNPN from the coding sequence atGGATTCCGTTGTACTTCAATTATGTTATGACGGTTGGTGGGAGACATTAGCAGATGGCCGTACGGAGTACGTGAATGCGAAGAATACAGCATTTTTAGTTCGGAAAGATTGTACGTTTGAGCAATTTATGGCAAGGGTGTATGAAGTTTTACAGATAAATCCTATTGAATATAGTTTGTCgatgaagacaactttgagaTCTAGTAACACAATGTATCGTGCATGTTCACTACCTATggatatatttaatgatgaaatggttAATGTTGTGCTGCACATGGCCTCTGATGTGGTCAATTATGGATGCATCCCTATATTTGTCACCACACATCCTCGAGTTCCGGCCGAAAATCCTGAGCCACTTGTGGAAAGTGAAAGTTCGTTTAGAGCAAACGAGTCTGTCCCTGATATTGAGGAAGAGGTGTTACCACAACAAATGTCGTTCCAACAACATTACTCACCAGTCAACGAAAACAATGACACTATTGATGATAATGGCATTACGATAGCGGATGTTGAAGATAATGTGTTACCATTAGGGACATTGTTAGGGCAACATTACTCTccatttcaaaataatgaGTTCCGCAGTTATGATGATCCTGGTTATAACACCAACAACACAGAAGCTGATAATGTGCAAGGCATGAACTCCAATACTGAAGTTGATGATAGGGACACTGGTCATTCCGATATTCCTATCAATAATGAGGATGAGCATCAGTATGATATTCCTGTTAACAATAGAGAGAATCGACCTATTCCTCCGATGGCCCGTTCGAGGAGGAGGACAACAGTTGATCCTCTGGTGAGTCTTGCTCCAGTTTTGCCTTCAAACTTGGTTGCTCCAGACTTAGTTAGAAGCTGTAATTCTGCCGACATTGGTGTGGGAAAGTTGTTCGTTGAGAAGAATGAGTTAATACTGGAATTGCGCAAAGTGGCCTTGCGggaaaaatttgatttcaagattgcacgGTCCACAACGACACGCTTTGAGGCTCATTGTTCTTCGGAATCATGTAATTGGCGTCTTCGCGCAACAAGAGGTTCGGATGAGCATAATGTTCCTTGGGTAGTGAGAAGAGTTGACAATGTTCATACGTGCTCTAATGAGGTTTTGCCTAGTGGCCTCCGCCAAGTTAGGAGTCGGGTTGTTGGCCATCTTATTGCGGATAAATTTATTCAGGATAAACGGATATACACGCCGAATGACATTAGAACAGACATGCAGCAAGAATACGAGGTCCAGTTAACATATCAGCAAGCATATCGGGCTAAAGAAGTCGGTCTTGAAATAGTACGAGGGAACCCTGCAGAGTCATACAACTTACTTCCCAAATACTCTCACGTTTTGACCAAAGCGAATGAGGGCACAGTGACACACCTCCAGCGGGATGGAgatgataatttcttatacTACTTTGTTGCGCTTGGATCTTCCATTAAGGGCTTCACACAGTACATAAGGCCTGTGATTGCTGTAGATGGCACTCATTTGAAGGGGCTATATCGTGGAAGCATGTTTGTAGCAACATGTTTGGATGGTAATAATCAACTGTATCCGTTAGCTATTGGGGTCATGGATTCAGAAAACAATGATGCTTGGGAATGGTTTATGACGAAGTTACACGGAGTGATTGGCGATAGGCCAGAGTTAGTATTTATCTCTGATCGATGCACTGCCATCAAGCGAGCCGTTTTAAAAGCATTTCACACTGCTAGTCATGGAGTTTGTTTTTACCATGTCAAAGGCAACATTAAGTCTAAATTCAGGATGTCCAAAGCTATTTGGGATCAATTCGAGCCAGCTTTTATTAATGCAGCAAAGGCATATGGACacgaagaatttaaaagacaaCTTGAAGGGTTGTGGATGCTCCACTCGGCCGCGGCTGATTATTTAGAGAATAATGTGGGCACGTGTAATTGGGCAAGGTCCGAATTTGAAGGTAGGAGATACAGCATACTTACCACCAACATTGCAGAAAGCGTGAATTCTTTAATGAGGGAACCGCGAAAATTTCCTAttactcatcttgttgatcactttagaaaaacattacagcaatggttttatgataggAAAATTGTCGCTGAATCGATGAGCACTCGTCTAACGACGTGGGCAGATGAGATAGTCGGCGAAAGGAGAATTTTGGCCGAAAGAATGACCGTTCGGCCAGTGTCTCAGCATCGATTTCATGTTTTGGGTGGTGGTATGAAGGAAGGGATAGTTGACATTCATGAAAGAACTTGCTCCTGTAGAGTATTCCAACTCGATCAGCTTGTTTGTGCGCATGCAATTGCTGCTTGTCTGATCGTCCGTGTGGATTACATAAGTCTTTGCTCTGATTATTACTCTAAAGATTCATTGGTCATGGCATATGCAGAACCAGTAGAACCGGTTGGGGACATGACAGATTGGGACATTCCAGAAGAAATCCAGGAAATCAGAGTTAACCCACCGATCGAAGCACCACCACCTGGTCGTCGTCCAGAGTTAAGAATTCCTTCTATCGGTGAGGATGTTAACCGAAGAACTGTGAGATGTGGTCGATGCAACCAACCAGGTCATAACCGCAAGAGATGTAAAAATCCCATTGTGTCAAATCCAAACTGA
- the LOC112498656 gene encoding uncharacterized protein LOC112498656, translating to MGKSKLALHNPPGPIKEPGMMKIPYVDHFPGRITSMCKLDVVVNAIREKLTRQQLKLFKDDIFGHFLQCRSYPFSGVIVHNILLRQVSHGDGNDKDELWFQVGDHLIRLSIGEWCLVTGLCYGEKVFLTKHKTNHRLLNKYFGGRIRDINLGQFEEIFMNLRFKTMNDTDALKIAMFYFADRVLHGRKDHCQINFNLLNEVDDINHFRSIPWGRLSWETIYKSIDNVLNGKAKKFKKASAENPLHRIEKYNFYGFTSAVHAWIFEAIEGLPLEWVEKIKRKGARIVRWKPVASSNINFGEVYSYLNERLDDTIFQTLKPDAKERATNYWKSVEDYVFNAYSHVLPLDQREATAVSKCTTTTRHAYRYILLGVPKAIMEQW from the exons ATGGGCAAATCAAAATTAGCATTGCATAACCCACCCGGACCGATTAAAGAACCGGGAATGATGAAGATACCTTATGTTGATCACTTCCCTGGGCGTATCACGAGTATGTGCAAATTAGATGTCGTTGTTAATGCCATCCGGGAAAAATTAACAAGGCAACAGTTGAAGCTATTCAAAGACgatatatttgggcatttcCTACAGTGCCGGAGCTATCCGTTCAGTGGCGTGATTGTGCACAATATATTGCTTCGGCAAGTGTCACATGGCGATGGAAATGACAAAGATGAGTTATGGTTTCAAGTTGGCGACCATTTGATACGGCTATCGATTGGAGAGTGGTGCCTAGTAACGGGACTTTGCTATGGCGAAAAAGTATTCCTGACGAAGCATAAAACAAATCATAGGTTACTTAATAAGTACTTTGGAGGCAGGATTCGCGATATAAATCTTGGCCAGTTCGAGGAAATATTTATGAACTTACGCTTCAAGACTATGAATGACACCGATGCGCTAAAAATTGCCATGTTTTACTTTGCTGATAGAGTGCTACACGGAAGAAAGGATCattgtcaaatcaatttcaatttacttAATGAGGTAGATGACATAAATCATTTTCGAAGTATTCCGTGGGGTCGTTTGTCATGGGAAACAATTTATAAAAGCATTGATAATGTATTGAACGGCAAAgccaaaaaatttaagaaggcAAGCGCAGAAAATCCATTGCATAGAATTGAGAAATACAACTTTTACGGCTTTACGTCGGCAGTGCAT GCATGGATTTTTGAAGCGATCGAAGGACTACCATTAGAGTGGgtagagaaaattaagaggaagGGTGCTCGGATCGTGCGATGGAAGCCTGtggcttcttcaaatattAACTTCGGCGAAGTGTATTCATACCTGAACGAGCGTCTT GATGACACCATTTTCCAAACCCTGAAACCGGATGCAAAGGAGAGAGCCACAAATTATTGGAAGAGTGTCGAGGATTACGTGTTTAATG CATATTCACACGTATTACCGCTTGATCAGCGAGAAGCAACGGCGGTTTCCAAATGCACTACCACAACGCGTCACGCATACAGATACATACTTTTGG GTGTTCCTAAAGCAATTATGGAACAATGGTAG
- the LOC102616506 gene encoding peroxiredoxin-2E, chloroplastic encodes MATSLTFSKFLSSAAVTATSTAAVKSSLFSPKSLHSLPHPLKNLSLRHRLLAKPATTKLSLSTKATPVSAAISVGDKLPDATLSYFDSAGELQTITVSDLTSNKKAILFAVPGAFTPTCSQKHLPGFVEKSAELKSKGVDTVACISVNDAFVMKAWKENLGINDEVLLLSDGNGVFTKAIGCELDLSDKPMGLGVRSRRYALLAENGVVKVLNLEEGGAFTFSGAEDMLKAL; translated from the coding sequence ATGGCAACCTCTCTTACATTCTCCAAATTCCTCTCCTCCGCCGCCGTTACCGCCACTTCCACTGCCGCCGTCAAATCCTCTCTCTTTTCGCCTAAATCCCTCCATTCCCTCCCTCACCCACTAAAAAATCTCTCCCTCCGCCACCGCCTCCTCGCAAAACCCGCCACCAcaaaactctctctctccacCAAAGCCACGCCAGTCTCCGCCGCCATTTCCGTGGGCGACAAGCTCCCCGACGCCACCCTCTCCTACTTCGACTCCGCTGGCGAGCTCCAGACCATCACCGTCTCCGACCTCACCTCCAATAAAAAAGCAATCCTATTCGCCGTCCCCGGCGCCTTCACCCCCACCTGCTCCCAAAAACACCTCCCGGGCTTCGTCGAGAAATCCGCCGAGTTGAAATCCAAAGGCGTCGACACTGTCGCCTGCATTTCCGTGAACGACGCCTTCGTTATGAAGGCCTGGAAGGAGAATCTTGGAATCAACGATGAAGTGCTTTTGTTGTCTGATGGGAACGGGGTGTTCACTAAGGCTATTGGCTGTGAGCTCGACTTGAGTGACAAGCCCATGGGATTGGGAGTTAGGTCCAGGAGGTACGCCCTTTTGGCAGAAAACGGCGTCGTTAAGGTGCTCAATTTGGAGGAGGGCGGCGCCTTTACTTTCAGCGGAGCTGAGGACATGCTCAAAGCTCTGTGA
- the LOC102615049 gene encoding histone deacetylase HDT1 isoform X2, which produces MSTLMEFWGVEVKSGQPLKINPGDNKIVHLSQASLGEIKKDKGSESVYLYLKVDDKKLVLGTLSAQKFPQFSFDLAIEKDFELSHNWKNGSVYFTGYKLRTEGDDDDNSDSDEDKMDIRLVSNGKPELQAKPLSEKPIAVEPSASTAKQNKKDVKPKLKADGSDSDDSDLNTSSSDDDETSDDENPNLVNRDGSSDESSGELDESDDDEDDEGTDESESDDEDEETPKKAESSKKRPVESASKTYVPDKKAKFVTPQKTEEKKGVSHIATPHPSKKSAKTPANNDQTKQQPHKSGGSFPCKSCNRSFTTEGGLQSHTKAKHGAPA; this is translated from the exons ATGTCAACACTCATGGAGTTCTGGG GTGTTGAGGTGAAAAGTGGACAACCGCTAAAGATTAATCCGGGTGATAACAAAATTGTGCATCTCTCACAG GCTTCTCTTGGTGAGATCAAGAAGGATAAAGGAAGTGAATCTGTATATCTCTATCTGAAGGTTGATGATAAGAAGCTTGTTCTCGGAACTCTTTCTGCTCAGAAGTTCCCTCAGTTTAGTTTTGATCTGGctattgaaaaagattttgaacTGTCTCATAATTGGAAAAATGGGAGTGTCTACTTCACTGGATATAAACTTCGAACAGAGGG tgatgatgatgataattctG ACTCTGATGAAGACAAAATGGATATTCGGCTTGTTAGTAATG GGAAACCCGAGTTACAGGCCAAACCTCTTTCTGAAAAGCCCATTGCTGTCGAGCCCAGTGCTTCCACTGCTAAGCAGAATAAGAAGGATGTTAAACCCAAACTGAAGGCCGATGGTAGTGATTCTGATGACAGTGATTTGAACACTTCATCctctgatgatgatgagacCAGTGATGATGAG AATCCAAATCTCGTTAATCGTGATGGTAGTAGTGATGAGAGTAGTGGAGAGCTTGATGAAAGCGATGACGACGAAGATGATGAAGGCACTGATGAGAGCgaaagtgatgatgaagatgaggaGACCCCAAAGAAG GCTGAATCAAGCAAGAAGAGACCTGTGGAGTCTGCTTCAAAAACCTATGTTCCTGACAAGAAGGCTAAATTTGTCACACCTCAAAAGACAG AGGAGAAGAAAGGGGTCAGTCACATTGCAACTCCACACCCCTCAAAGAAGTCTGCTAAGACTCCTGCTAACAATGACCAGACAAAGCAGCAGCCTCATAAATCAGGCGGTTCATTTCCCTGCAAATCATGCAATAG GTCATTTACCACTGAAGGTGGTTTGCAATCTCATACAAAAGCCAAGCACGGTGCTCCAGCATGA
- the LOC102616210 gene encoding enolase, with protein MAITITAVKARQIFDSRGNPTVEVDVTTSDGHVARAAVPSGASTGIYEALELRDGGSDYLGKGVSKAVSNVNAIIGPALAGKDPTEQTAIDNYMVQQLDGTVNEWGWCKQKLGANAILAVSLAVCKAGAHVKKIPLYKHIAELSGNKNLVLPVPAFNVINGGSHAGNKLAMQEFMILPVGASSFKEAMKMGVEVYHHLKAVIKKKYGQDATNVGDEGGFAPNIQENKEGLELLNTAIAKAGYTGKVVIGMDVAASEFYGSDKTYDLNFKEENNDGSQKISGDALKDLYKSFISDYPIVSIEDPFDQDDWEHYAKLTSEVGEKVQIVGDDLLVTNPKRVEKAIKEKTCNALLLKVNQIGSVTESIEAVRMSKQAGWGVMASHRSGETEDTFIADLSVGLATGQIKTGAPCRSERLAKYNQLLRIEEELGAEAVYAGAKFRAPVEPY; from the exons ATGGCAATAACCATCACTGCCGTCAAAGCCAGGCAGATCTTTGACAGCCGTGGAAATCCAACGGTGGAG GTCGACGTGACAACATCAGATGGCCACGTGGCTAGAGCTGCTGTTCCAAGCGGTGCATCCACCG GAATTTATGAGGCGCTTGAACTAAGAGACGGAGGCTCTGATTACCTAGGCAAGGGTGTATCGAAG GCTGTTAGCAATGTCAACGCCATCATTGGCCCTGCACTCGCTGGCAAG GACCCAACTGAGCAGACTGCTATTGACAACTATATGGTACAACAACTTGATGGAACTGTAAATGAGTGGGGTTGGTGCAAACAGAAG CTTGGAGCAAACGCCATTTTGGCTGTCTCCCTAGCTGTCTGCAAGGCTGGTGCACATGTCAAGAAGATTCCTCTTTACAAG CATATTGCCGAACTCTCTGGTAACAAGAATTTGGTGTTGCCAGTGCCAGCATTCAATGTCATTAATGGTGGATCACATGCTGGAAACAAACTTGCTATGCAG GAGTTTATGATTCTTCCTGTAGGAGCTTCCTCTTTCAAAGAAGCCATGAAGATGGGTGTAGAAGTATATCACCATCTGAAG GCTgtgattaaaaagaaatacgGCCAGGATGCTACAAATGTTGGTGATGAAGGCGGTTTTGCTCCCAATATTCAG GAGAACAAGGAAGGACTTGAATTGCTCAACACAGCCATTGCTAAAGCCGGTTACACAGGCAAA GTTGTCATTGGAATGGATGTTGCTGCATCTGAATTCTATGGCTCAGATAAGACTTATGATCTGAACTTCAAGGAAGAG aacAATGATGGTTCACAAAAGATCTCAGGAGATGCACTCAAAGATCTCTATAAGTCATTCATCTCTGATTATCCTATTGTATCAATTGAAGATCCATTTGACCAAGACGACTGGGAGCACTATGCCAAGCTAACCAGTGAGGTTGGAGAAAAAGTACAAATTGTTGGAGATGATCTTTTGGTCACCAATCCTAAG AGGGTTGAGAAGGCTATCAAAGAGAAGACCTGCAACGCCCTCCTTCTCAAG GTTAATCAAATTGGATCTGTAACTGAGAGCATTGAAGCCGTCAGAATGTCCAAGCAAGCTGGGTGGGGTGTGATGGCCAGCCACCGCAGTGGTGAGACTGAAGATACTTTCATTGCCGATCTCTCAGTGGGCTTGGCCACG GGTCAAATTAAGACAGGAGCACCATGCAGGTCAGAGCGTCTTGCAAAGTATAATCAG CTTCTGAGAATTGAAGAAGAGCTCGGTGCTGAAGCAGTTTATGCTGGTGCCAAGTTCCGTGCCCCTGTTGAACCCTACTAG